From Glycine soja cultivar W05 chromosome 4, ASM419377v2, whole genome shotgun sequence, the proteins below share one genomic window:
- the LOC114409397 gene encoding uncharacterized protein LOC114409397 — protein sequence MDQEDNKMGTVNPPEMSSNPLSLGKDETMGTENPLSSGKDDVVGTENPPEVSSNSLSSAKDGMVDAANPTKVSSNHTPSVKDNMMGTENHPSSGKDGEMCAENPPEVSSNSPSSGKDSFMSSVNPTEVFSNPPSSGKDDMMSTENIPEVTSDHPTSGKDDGKKETDPPEGSSKLELSDKNTPQSLKAKSKIVKKSQAVKLKAKKNNGSKQICGKIILSSKEVVCNAESCHSADEKQISDNSELKKTNDEPPKGKSEEAENKMKESQNMSTGDKSPNEESDGNQLKDTDPPEGSSKPELSDKNTPQSLKAKSKIVKKSQAVKLKAKKNNGSPQFHGKKRIVTSKKVVGNAESCDNADEKQISDSSELKETNDEPPKGKSEEAENKVKEGQNTSISEKSPKEESDVSQLKDTDPPDGSSKLELSDKNTPQPLKAKSIIVKKSQAGKLKAKKNNGSQQIRGKRRIKTSKKVDNAESCHNADEKQILDNSQLKETNDELPKGKSQEAENKVKESQNRSTSGKSPREKSQQAQKDKTSQLDKVEQKQESKEKHRELSKGSSSRKNKGKSSGMERSQLKGEKGEKIGGFIFLCNAKTKPDCFRYHVMGVSAGKKDDVLQIKPGLKLFLYDFDLKLLYGIYKASSSGAMKLEPKAFGGKFPAQVRFKIASDCFPLPESIFKKAIKDNYNEKHKFRTELTVRQVRKLTQLFRPVGIHSAVHPVHSQPKVIIREREIHSAVHPVHSQPKVIIRERESLDGIRGSWSHLQRESYNVRFIDRDQFGRQEEIANDLFRVGIPHDLFRMEGYTPSHLPRDRRNLANTSHVNPLLEFYEGDYQPHHLDRGYPRNAPAHVESLRTDPLYLDDSRDPYHAYRRGVSPMDAYFAPLSREEISPNSYLVGGRPFVGTDNLPKREAVQDRCYPIYSAPDALSDHHRRRQYHGDKLEASGGPVSSRYSFAGPSFHRQ from the exons ATGGATCAAGAAGACAACAAGATGGGCACTGTGAATCCTCCTGAAATGTCTTCTAATCCTCTGTCATTAGGAAAAGATGAGACAATGGGCACTGAGAATCCTCTGTCATCAGGAAAAGATGATGTGGTGGGTACCGAGAATCCTCCAGAAGTGTCTTCTAATTCTCTTTCATCTGCAAAAGATGGTATGGTGGATGCTGCAAATCCTACTAAAGTGTCTTCTAATCATACGCCTTCAGTAAAAGACAATATGATGGGCACTGAGAATCATCCATCATCAGGAAAAGATGGTGAGATGTGTGCTGAGAATCCTCCTGAAGTGTCTTCCAATTCACCATCATCAGGAAAAGATAGTTTTATGAGCTCTGTGAATCCCACTGAAGTGTTTTCTAACCCTCCATCATCAGGAAAAGATGATATGATGAGCACTGAGAATATTCCTGAAGTGACTTCTGATCATCCTACTTCTGGAAAAGATGACGGAAAGAAGGAAACTGATCCTCCTGAAGGATCTAGTAAACTAGAGTTGAGTGACAAGAATACTCCACAATCATTGAAGGCAAAATCTAAAATTGTTAAGAAATCTCAAGCTGTTAAACTTAAGGCGAAGAAGAACAATGGTTCTAAACAAATTTGTGGGAAAATAATTCTGAGTTCAAAAGAAGTGGTGTGCAATGCTGAAAGTTGTCACAGTGCAGATGAGAAACAAATTTCAGACAATAGTGAGCTGAAGAAAACTAATGATGAGCCACCTAAGGGGAAGAGTGAGGAGgctgaaaataaaatgaaagaaagccaaAATATGAGCACTGGTGACAAAAGTCCTAATGAAGAGTCAGACGGTAACCAGCTGAAGGATACTGATCCTCCTGAAGGATCAAGTAAACCAGAGCTGAGTGACAAGAATACTCCACAATCATTGAAGGCAAAATCTAAAATTGTTAAGAAATCTCAAGCTGTTAAACTTAAGGCCAAGAAAAACAATGGTTCTCCACAATTTCATGGGAAAAAAAGAATTGTGACTTCAAAAAAAGTGGTGGGCAATGCTGAAAGTTGTGATAATGCAGATGAGAAACAAATTTCAGACAGCAGTGAGCTGAAGGAAACTAATGATGAACCACCTAAGGGGAAGAGTGAGGAGGCTGAAAATAAAGTGAAAGAAGGCCAAAATACAAGCATTAGTGAGAAAAGTCCTAAGGAAGAGTCAGACGTTAGCCAGCTGAAGGATACTGATCCTCCTGATGGATCTAGTAAACTAGAGTTGAGTGACAAGAATACTCCACAACCATTGAAGGCAAAATCTATAATTGTTAAGAAATCTCAGGCTGGTAAACTTAAGGCTAAGAAGAACAATGGTTCTCAACAGATTCGTGGGAAAAGAAGAATTAAGACTTCCAAAAAAGTAGACAATGCTGAAAGTTGTCATAATGCCGATGAGAAGCAAATTTTAGACAATAGCCAGTTGAAGGAAACTAATGATGAACTACCTAAGGGGAAGAGTCAGGAGGCTGaaaataaagtgaaagaaaGTCAAAACAGGAGCACTAGTGGCAAAAGTCCTAGGGAGAAGAGCCAGCAGGCTCAAAAGGATAAGACTAGTCAGTTGGATAAGGTTGAACAAAAACAAGAGAGTAAAGAGAAGCATAGGGAGTTAAGCAAGGGTTCTAGCAGTAGAAAAAACAAAGGTAAGAGTAGTGGCATGGAAAGGAGTCAATTAAAAGGCGAGAAGGGTGAAAAAATTGGTGGTTTCATCTTTTTGTGCAATGCAAAGACAAAGCCTGATTGTTTCCGCTATCATGTCATGGGTGTTTCAGCTGGTAAAAAGGATGATGTTTTACAAATCAAACCTGGGCTTAAgctttttctttatgattttgATCTGAAGCTATTGTATGGCATTTACAAGGCTTCATCTTCTGGCGCCATGAAGCTTGAACCCAAAGCTTTTGGTGGCAAATTTCCTGCTCAG GTGCGGTTCAAAATTGCTTCTGATTGTTTCCCATTACCCGAGAGCATTTTCAAAAAAGCCATCAAGGATAATTATAATGAAAAGCACAAGTTCAGAACAGAACTTACCGTTAGACAA GTTAGGAAGCTCACTCAACTTTTCCGACCAGTCGGAATTCATTCAGCTGTGCACCCTGTGCATTCCCAACCAAAAGTAATTATTCGGGAAAGGGAGATTCATTCAGCTGTGCACCCTGTCCACTCCCAGCCAAAAGTAATAATTCGAGAAAGGGAATCTTTGGACGGTATTAGGGGATCATGGTCCCATTTGCAGAGGGAAAGCTATAATGTGCGGTTTATTGATAGGGATCAATTTGGCCGGCAAGAGGAAATTGCTAATGATCTGTTTCGAGTGGGAATTCCTCATGATCTGTTTCGAATGGAGGGCTACACACCATCTCATCTCCCAAGAGATAGAAGGAATTTAGCTAATACTTCTCATGTTAATCCTTTATTGGAATTTTATGAGGGAGACTATCAACCCCATCACCTGGACCGTGGCTACCCAAGAAATGCCCCTGCTCATGTAGAAAGTCTTCGAACTGATCCTCTTTATTTGGATGACAGTAGGGATCCTTATCATGCCTATCGCCGTGGTGTTTCACCTATGGATGCATATTTTGCACCTTTAAGTAGGGAAGAAATTTCTCCAAACTCTTATTTGGTTGGGGGAAGACCTTTTGTTGGGACGGATAACTTGCCAAAGAGAGAGGCTGTTCAAGATAGGTGTTACCCAATATATTCGGCTCCTGATGCTTTGTCTGATCATCATCGAAGGCGGCAATATCATGGAGACAAGTTGGAAGCTTCAGGTGGGCCAGTTTCATCTCGTTACTCTTTTGCTGGCCCTTCATTTCACCGCCAATAA